One window from the genome of Echinicola vietnamensis DSM 17526 encodes:
- a CDS encoding DUF3823 domain-containing protein, which produces MKKIAYLILAGLFSLSSCSMFELDNYELPAETLQGEVVDIETGELVLTDQGSEGIRVRLTELSWGDNVSPNPDFFCMPDGTFQNTKLFAGNYNVRLDGPFIPLIREDERGVPLADETQTVDIKGVTNVTFEVQPFLRVEWVSEPEVINGKVRAQVRVTRGVSEEEFRAKIEPMGGYSASFQNVTDIQLFVSYSSTVGYRARDERWSSQLEFSGSSFNSMLGETITIESNGTIPEGRMVFVRAAARINFDTPRGSGTRRWNYNEPRQVLIY; this is translated from the coding sequence ATGAAAAAAATAGCATACCTAATCCTAGCTGGGCTGTTTTCACTTAGTTCTTGCAGCATGTTTGAGCTGGATAACTATGAACTGCCTGCAGAAACACTTCAGGGAGAAGTGGTGGATATAGAGACTGGAGAGCTAGTGCTAACTGATCAGGGAAGCGAAGGAATACGTGTCAGGCTGACCGAGTTGAGCTGGGGGGATAATGTCTCCCCAAATCCTGATTTCTTTTGCATGCCTGACGGGACATTCCAAAACACAAAGTTGTTTGCAGGGAATTATAATGTGCGCCTTGACGGGCCGTTTATTCCACTTATCCGTGAGGATGAGCGTGGGGTACCGCTTGCAGATGAAACACAGACTGTGGACATTAAGGGTGTAACCAATGTTACCTTTGAAGTACAGCCGTTTCTGAGAGTGGAATGGGTCAGTGAGCCAGAGGTGATCAACGGAAAGGTAAGGGCGCAGGTGCGCGTGACACGTGGAGTGTCTGAGGAAGAGTTTCGTGCTAAAATCGAACCCATGGGTGGATATAGTGCCAGTTTTCAGAATGTGACCGACATCCAGCTGTTTGTAAGCTACTCGTCTACAGTGGGCTACCGAGCCAGAGATGAACGTTGGTCTAGTCAATTGGAATTTTCGGGATCTTCCTTTAACTCCATGCTGGGTGAGACCATCACGATCGAATCAAATGGCACCATTCCCGAGGGCCGAATGGTCTTTGTCAGGGCTGCTGCCAGAATTAACTTTGATACCCCTAGGGGAAGCGGTACCAGACGATGGAACTATAACGAACCGCGCCAAGTGTTGATTTATTGA
- a CDS encoding RagB/SusD family nutrient uptake outer membrane protein has product MKIRIILILFSLLYISSCTDLDVPPPNVIGDETLMTSESGMDVYIAGMYSKMPFEDFKYMAQWGVEYNSWLGSLGIEGTGEALNRDGICSAYTGERTPYWGMAFGLLREANYLLEKLPEYADAFPEVTYNHYLGEAYFVRAFVFSAMAKRFGGVPLVTEVLRYPGDGESLEIPRSSEEETWDQVLADYDRAIELLQPASPKPGYSNKYVALSFKSQDMLYAGSVAKYNETVPGRLTGTGLKTGVRVIGFSDETAQAASVRYFSEAYAAANEVINSGRYSLYKRKWAADDPEAQYQNMVDMFSDPTSPENIYVKEYDFPVATHGYDAYSAPFIFKAPLASGTCPTLDFIELFEGFERYPDGTIKVTTGSTNTEGDYLMYDSPLDFFKDAEPRLRAYVIFPGDVFKNQEIEIRAGVYTGSEPVKPLFSDYSYATAESRYQQLPLYTQAPKELFLSAREGGSQELVTFQGEQITAAGANGPFYNNGESSLTGLYGRKWLNPDPSFEAGEGRSDQHFVLMRYADVLLNAAEAAVELGLAGEVSPDGSDMLQVATNGINDIRERAGASLLSGVLSSDISSRNIVRKERRKELALEHKTKWDLRRWRVQHYEQRDGFWGETRDKEDFSMNSRYRFRGIYPFLSTESGQYFFDARFQWVSLKTFEYNIIDYYFAIPGGEVSKSPVIDQQPNR; this is encoded by the coding sequence ATGAAAATAAGAATCATATTAATACTGTTCAGCTTATTGTACATTTCTAGCTGTACAGACTTGGATGTGCCTCCTCCCAATGTCATCGGGGACGAGACACTCATGACCAGTGAATCCGGTATGGACGTGTACATCGCCGGAATGTACAGCAAGATGCCCTTTGAGGATTTTAAGTACATGGCTCAGTGGGGTGTAGAATACAACTCATGGCTGGGTTCTTTGGGGATTGAAGGAACAGGCGAAGCATTAAACCGAGACGGAATCTGTTCGGCTTATACGGGTGAAAGAACCCCATATTGGGGAATGGCGTTTGGTCTATTGAGAGAAGCCAATTACCTATTGGAAAAGTTACCAGAATATGCGGATGCCTTTCCAGAGGTAACCTATAACCATTATTTGGGTGAAGCCTATTTCGTCCGGGCCTTTGTGTTTTCGGCTATGGCAAAACGATTCGGCGGAGTGCCTTTGGTGACAGAGGTGTTACGTTATCCAGGTGATGGAGAATCATTGGAAATCCCACGTTCTTCGGAAGAAGAAACATGGGATCAGGTATTGGCAGATTATGACAGGGCCATCGAATTACTACAGCCGGCCAGTCCTAAGCCCGGTTATTCCAATAAATACGTAGCTCTTTCTTTTAAATCCCAGGACATGCTTTATGCAGGCTCTGTGGCAAAATACAATGAAACCGTACCGGGAAGACTTACCGGTACGGGGTTGAAAACAGGGGTCAGGGTTATCGGTTTTTCTGATGAAACCGCTCAAGCAGCATCTGTCAGGTATTTCAGTGAGGCTTATGCTGCCGCTAATGAGGTGATCAATAGTGGCCGTTATTCCCTATACAAAAGAAAATGGGCCGCAGATGATCCTGAGGCACAATACCAAAATATGGTGGACATGTTTAGTGATCCTACTAGCCCAGAGAATATCTATGTAAAAGAATATGATTTTCCTGTGGCGACCCATGGTTATGATGCTTACAGTGCACCTTTTATTTTCAAAGCTCCATTGGCATCAGGTACTTGTCCAACGTTGGATTTTATCGAGTTGTTTGAGGGCTTTGAACGGTATCCCGACGGAACGATCAAGGTGACCACCGGCTCCACCAATACGGAAGGAGATTACTTGATGTATGATTCACCTTTGGATTTCTTTAAAGATGCCGAACCACGTCTTCGTGCCTATGTCATTTTCCCTGGGGATGTTTTCAAAAATCAGGAAATCGAAATTCGGGCAGGAGTATACACAGGTTCTGAACCGGTGAAGCCATTGTTCAGCGATTATTCGTACGCTACAGCAGAAAGCCGCTATCAGCAATTGCCACTTTATACGCAGGCACCAAAAGAACTTTTCCTCAGTGCTAGGGAGGGCGGAAGTCAAGAACTGGTTACTTTTCAGGGGGAACAGATCACTGCAGCTGGTGCCAATGGTCCTTTTTATAACAATGGAGAAAGCTCCTTGACTGGATTATACGGTCGTAAGTGGCTGAATCCAGATCCTTCTTTTGAGGCAGGTGAAGGAAGGTCTGACCAACATTTCGTATTGATGAGGTATGCTGATGTGCTGCTAAATGCGGCGGAAGCGGCCGTGGAGTTGGGGCTTGCCGGGGAAGTATCTCCAGATGGATCGGATATGCTCCAAGTAGCCACTAATGGGATCAATGATATCCGTGAGCGTGCAGGAGCGAGTTTGCTTTCCGGGGTGCTTTCTTCAGATATTTCAAGCCGTAATATTGTCCGAAAAGAGCGCAGAAAGGAGCTTGCCTTGGAGCACAAGACCAAGTGGGACCTACGCCGATGGAGGGTTCAGCATTATGAGCAAAGGGACGGTTTCTGGGGTGAAACTCGCGATAAGGAGGACTTCAGCATGAATTCCCGCTATCGCTTTAGGGGAATCTATCCATTCCTGTCCACTGAGAGTGGCCAATATTTCTTTGACGCCCGTTTCCAGTGGGTGAGTTTGAAGACTTTCGAATACAATATCATCGACTACTATTTTGCGATTCCTGGTGGAGAGGTTTCCAAGAGTCCGGTAATCGATCAACAACCCAATAGATAA